Proteins co-encoded in one Cupriavidus nantongensis genomic window:
- a CDS encoding ABC transporter ATP-binding protein, producing MLRAQDLKLTFNPGTPIETRALRGLSLEIPSGQFVAVIGSNGAGKSTFLNAISGDQMVDAGRITIDDTDVTRKPAWDRAHLVARVFQDPMAGTCEALTIEENMALAMARGSRRGFRPALNRASRELFREKLRLLNLGLENRLTDRIGLLSGGQRQAVSLLMASLQPSRILLLDEHTAALDPKTAAFVLELTARIVEESKLTTMMVTHSMRQALDYGQRTVMLHQGQVVLDVSGDKRKGLDVPDLLKMFEQTRHEQLDDDALLLG from the coding sequence ATGCTGCGCGCACAAGACCTGAAGCTCACCTTCAACCCGGGCACCCCGATCGAGACCCGCGCGCTGCGCGGCCTCAGCCTGGAAATCCCGAGCGGCCAGTTCGTGGCCGTGATCGGTTCCAACGGCGCCGGCAAGTCGACCTTCCTGAATGCAATCAGCGGCGATCAGATGGTCGACGCCGGGCGCATTACCATCGATGACACCGACGTCACGCGCAAGCCCGCCTGGGACCGCGCCCACCTGGTGGCACGCGTGTTCCAGGACCCCATGGCCGGCACCTGCGAAGCGCTGACGATCGAGGAGAACATGGCGCTGGCGATGGCCCGTGGCAGCCGCCGCGGCTTCCGCCCGGCGCTGAACCGCGCCTCGCGCGAGCTGTTCCGCGAGAAGCTGCGGTTGCTCAACCTGGGCCTGGAAAACCGCCTGACCGACCGCATCGGCCTGCTCTCCGGCGGCCAGCGCCAGGCGGTCAGCCTGCTGATGGCCTCGCTGCAGCCGTCGCGCATCCTGCTGCTGGACGAGCACACCGCCGCGCTCGACCCCAAGACCGCCGCCTTCGTGCTCGAACTGACCGCGCGCATCGTCGAGGAAAGCAAGCTGACCACGATGATGGTGACGCACAGCATGCGCCAGGCGCTCGACTACGGCCAGCGCACGGTGATGCTGCACCAGGGCCAGGTGGTGCTGGATGTCTCGGGCGACAAGCGCAAGGGGCTCGATGTGCCGGACCTGCTCAAGATGTTCGAGCAGACCCGGCATGAGCAGCTGGATGACGATGCGCTGCTGCTAGGGTGA
- a CDS encoding LutB/LldF family L-lactate oxidation iron-sulfur protein: MQVHSMEFKARAGQKLADQRLQQNLKKLSTKFVTARADAIRDIDFDATREALKERRNRALENLDVWLATFEENATRRGATVLFAETTADAARLVAEIAQKHGVKKVIKSKSMVTEEMRLNQVLGEMGVQSIETDLGEYILQINDSEPPSHIIAPVVHKDKDEIADLFARVHHKPRLTEIPEMTREAREVLRPEFLSADMGVTGGNFIIAETGSVAVVTNEGNEGMCTVMPRVHVAVTGIEKVLPTLEDLATVMRLLPRSATGQAISNYFSLLTGPRAEGERDGPEHMYFVLVDGGRSGLIGGDFQEMLRCIRCGACMNHCPVYQKIGGHAYGWVYPGPMGSVLTPSYVGLASTVDLPQAATMCGECNRVCPASIPLSDLLRKLREKQMERGLRPWQERFALKAWGYVAKRPELYALTARIGAWLLGRMGGSNGLIASLPLAGKGWTETRDMPAPSGRTFRELYKERRARS, encoded by the coding sequence ATGCAAGTCCACAGCATGGAATTCAAGGCGCGCGCCGGGCAGAAGCTGGCCGACCAGCGCCTGCAGCAGAACCTGAAGAAGCTTTCGACCAAGTTCGTCACGGCGCGCGCCGATGCGATCCGCGATATCGATTTCGACGCCACGCGCGAGGCGCTGAAAGAGCGCCGCAACCGCGCGCTCGAAAACCTCGACGTCTGGCTGGCCACGTTCGAAGAGAACGCCACCCGTCGCGGCGCCACCGTGCTGTTTGCGGAAACCACCGCCGATGCCGCGCGGCTGGTTGCGGAGATCGCGCAGAAGCACGGCGTGAAGAAGGTCATCAAGAGCAAGTCGATGGTGACCGAGGAAATGCGCCTGAACCAGGTGCTCGGCGAGATGGGTGTGCAGAGCATCGAGACCGACCTGGGCGAGTACATCCTGCAGATCAACGACTCGGAGCCGCCGTCGCACATCATTGCGCCGGTGGTGCACAAGGACAAGGACGAGATCGCCGACCTGTTCGCCAGGGTCCACCACAAGCCGCGGCTGACCGAGATCCCGGAGATGACGCGCGAAGCGCGCGAAGTGCTGCGGCCGGAATTCCTCAGCGCCGACATGGGCGTCACCGGCGGCAACTTCATCATCGCCGAGACCGGCTCGGTGGCGGTGGTCACCAACGAGGGCAATGAAGGCATGTGCACGGTGATGCCGCGCGTGCACGTGGCGGTGACCGGCATCGAGAAGGTGCTGCCGACGCTGGAAGACCTGGCCACGGTGATGCGGCTGCTGCCGCGCTCGGCCACCGGCCAGGCGATCTCCAACTACTTCTCGCTGCTGACCGGACCGCGCGCCGAGGGCGAGCGCGATGGCCCCGAGCATATGTACTTCGTGCTGGTCGACGGCGGCCGCAGCGGACTGATCGGCGGCGACTTCCAGGAGATGCTGCGCTGCATCCGCTGCGGCGCCTGCATGAACCACTGCCCGGTCTACCAGAAGATCGGCGGCCATGCCTATGGCTGGGTCTATCCCGGTCCGATGGGCAGCGTGCTGACGCCCAGCTACGTCGGGCTGGCCAGCACGGTCGACCTGCCGCAGGCGGCCACCATGTGCGGCGAATGCAATCGCGTCTGCCCGGCGTCGATCCCGTTGTCCGACCTGCTGCGCAAGCTGCGCGAAAAGCAGATGGAACGCGGCCTGCGGCCGTGGCAGGAGCGCTTTGCGCTGAAGGCCTGGGGCTACGTGGCGAAGCGGCCCGAACTCTACGCGCTGACGGCACGCATCGGCGCCTGGCTGCTGGGCCGCATGGGCGGCAGCAACGGACTGATTGCGAGCCTGCCGCTGGCGGGCAAGGGCTGGACCGAAACACGCGACATGCCGGCGCCATCGGGCCGCACGTTCCGCGAACTCTACAAGGAAAGGAGGGCGCGTTCATGA
- a CDS encoding ABC transporter permease, producing MSLFSLLGALEIGLIFSLVALGVLISFRILNFPDLTVDGSFPLGGAVAATLIAAGQDPFLATMVAIAAGALAGWITGWLNVRLKIMDLLASILMMIALYSVNLRIMGRPNVPLITEPTLFTVLQPEWLPDYVLRPLVLFVVVVVAKVGLDWFFSSQLGLAMRATGANPRMARAQGIPTGRATLAGMALSNALVALAGALFAQTQGGSDISMGIGTIVIGLAAVIIGETILPARRLIWTTLAVVLGAILYRFFIALALNSDFIGLKAQDLNLVTAALVTIALVLPATRKKLFARKNGGA from the coding sequence ATGTCCCTCTTTTCCCTTCTGGGCGCCCTGGAGATCGGCCTGATCTTCAGCCTGGTGGCGCTCGGGGTGCTGATTTCCTTCCGCATCCTCAACTTCCCCGACCTGACCGTCGACGGCAGCTTCCCGCTGGGCGGCGCCGTGGCCGCGACGCTGATCGCCGCGGGCCAGGACCCGTTCCTCGCCACCATGGTGGCCATCGCCGCCGGCGCGCTGGCCGGCTGGATCACCGGCTGGCTCAACGTGCGCCTCAAGATCATGGACCTGCTCGCCAGTATCCTGATGATGATCGCGCTGTACTCGGTCAACCTGCGCATCATGGGCCGCCCCAACGTGCCGCTGATCACCGAACCGACGCTGTTCACCGTGCTGCAGCCGGAGTGGCTGCCCGACTACGTGCTGCGCCCGCTGGTGCTGTTCGTGGTGGTAGTGGTGGCCAAGGTCGGCCTGGACTGGTTCTTCAGCTCGCAGCTGGGCCTGGCGATGCGCGCCACCGGCGCCAACCCGCGCATGGCGCGCGCGCAAGGCATCCCGACCGGCCGCGCCACGCTGGCCGGCATGGCGCTGTCCAATGCGCTGGTCGCGCTGGCCGGCGCGCTGTTCGCGCAGACCCAGGGCGGCTCGGATATCTCGATGGGCATCGGCACCATCGTGATCGGGCTGGCCGCGGTGATCATCGGCGAGACCATCCTGCCGGCACGCCGGCTGATCTGGACCACGCTGGCGGTGGTGCTGGGCGCCATCCTGTACCGCTTCTTCATCGCGCTGGCGCTGAACAGCGACTTCATCGGCCTGAAGGCGCAGGACCTGAACCTGGTCACCGCCGCGCTGGTGACGATCGCGCTGGTGCTGCCGGCGACGCGCAAGAAGCTGTTTGCCCGCAAGAACGGAGGTGCCTGA
- a CDS encoding (Fe-S)-binding protein — translation MRVGLFHTCLVDLMRPEIGFSVLKLLEAAGYEVMVPEAQTCCGQPAYNSGERAVSRDLAEKFLREFEMFDYIVVPSGSCGGMIRHHYADLLRDDPELNGRYERLRERVFELTDFLASVARIETLPSTFAGQVTYHDSCSGLRELGVKQQPRALLSRLPGVQLTEMKDCEACCGFGGTFSVKYGNISTAIVDEKCANIQATGADAVVLGDLGCMLNIEGRLRRTGDSRTRVLHIAQVLAGDA, via the coding sequence ATGCGAGTCGGTCTGTTCCACACCTGCCTGGTGGACCTGATGCGCCCGGAGATCGGTTTTTCGGTGCTCAAGCTGCTGGAAGCCGCCGGCTACGAGGTCATGGTGCCCGAGGCGCAGACCTGCTGCGGCCAGCCGGCCTACAACTCGGGGGAGCGCGCGGTGTCGCGCGACCTGGCCGAGAAATTCCTGCGCGAGTTCGAGATGTTCGACTACATCGTGGTGCCGTCGGGCAGTTGCGGCGGCATGATCCGGCACCACTACGCCGACCTGCTGCGCGACGATCCGGAGCTGAACGGCCGCTACGAGCGGCTGCGCGAGCGCGTGTTCGAGCTGACCGATTTCCTTGCCAGCGTGGCCCGGATCGAGACCCTGCCGTCGACGTTCGCGGGCCAGGTCACCTACCACGATTCGTGTTCCGGCCTGCGTGAACTCGGGGTCAAGCAGCAGCCGCGCGCGTTGCTGTCGCGCCTGCCCGGCGTGCAGCTGACCGAGATGAAGGACTGCGAGGCCTGCTGCGGTTTCGGCGGTACCTTCTCGGTCAAGTACGGCAATATCTCCACGGCCATCGTCGACGAGAAATGCGCCAATATCCAGGCCACCGGCGCCGATGCCGTGGTGCTGGGCGACCTGGGCTGCATGCTCAATATCGAAGGCCGCCTGCGCCGCACCGGCGACAGCCGCACCCGCGTGCTGCATATCGCGCAGGTGCTGGCAGGCGACGCCTGA